A stretch of Gemmatimonadaceae bacterium DNA encodes these proteins:
- a CDS encoding arylsulfatase: protein MRPRFTVPLALLMFVVAPAQAQRPPNIIYIMADDLGWAELGSYGQQKIHTPNLDLLARDGMRFTQFYSGSPVCAPSRSALLTGLHTGHAPVRGNFELGGYLDSEERGQYPLPAGTQTIATVLKARGYATAIVGKWGLGGPGSEGVPNRHGFDLFYGYLDQKQAHNHYPSHLWHNEVWDTLPQKYFSPHQKLDSVPTDPGAYDAYKGTAYAPDLMTVEALRFIRAQRQKPFFLYLAFTIPHLALQVPDEELAAYDFPETPYLGKQSYLPHPRPRAAYAGMISRMDKHVGQVMALLRELQLDSTTLVVFTSDNGTTYTGGVDPRFFESVADLRGLKDAVYEGGIRVPFIARWPGRIPKGTTTNVVAANWDVLPTLAEFSGARIRGTIDGVSFAPTLLGRRQATMHTPMYWEHHGVCGGQQAVRDGRWKAVRLGTGTPAPAPVQLFDLEADPSEYHDVAVQNPTVVARLTGLMSSLRTPARIPAWNFVVDSAARARNPVNYTTCAPGKSR from the coding sequence ATGCGTCCACGCTTCACCGTACCCCTCGCGCTGCTGATGTTCGTCGTCGCTCCAGCACAGGCCCAGCGACCGCCCAACATCATCTACATCATGGCCGACGACCTTGGCTGGGCCGAGCTCGGGAGCTACGGTCAGCAGAAGATCCATACGCCGAACCTCGATCTGCTTGCCCGCGACGGGATGCGATTCACGCAGTTCTACAGTGGCAGCCCGGTATGCGCGCCCTCACGCTCGGCGTTGTTGACAGGATTGCACACGGGTCATGCACCGGTGCGGGGAAATTTCGAACTGGGTGGATATCTCGACAGTGAGGAGCGAGGTCAGTACCCCTTGCCGGCGGGCACACAAACCATCGCCACCGTGTTGAAAGCGCGTGGCTATGCCACCGCCATCGTCGGCAAGTGGGGTCTCGGCGGACCGGGTTCGGAAGGCGTGCCCAATCGCCACGGATTTGATTTGTTCTACGGCTATCTCGACCAGAAGCAGGCGCACAACCACTATCCGTCGCACCTCTGGCACAACGAAGTCTGGGACACGCTGCCGCAGAAGTACTTCTCGCCGCATCAAAAGCTGGACAGCGTGCCCACCGATCCGGGGGCCTACGACGCGTACAAGGGCACCGCGTACGCGCCCGATCTGATGACCGTGGAAGCCCTGCGATTCATTCGCGCCCAACGCCAGAAACCGTTCTTTCTCTATCTGGCGTTCACGATTCCACACCTGGCGCTCCAGGTGCCCGACGAAGAACTGGCCGCGTACGACTTTCCGGAAACGCCGTACCTTGGTAAGCAGAGCTACTTGCCACATCCCCGACCGCGGGCGGCCTACGCCGGCATGATCAGCCGGATGGACAAGCATGTGGGGCAGGTGATGGCATTGCTGCGCGAGCTCCAGCTGGACAGCACCACGCTGGTGGTGTTCACCAGCGACAATGGCACCACCTACACCGGTGGCGTCGACCCCAGGTTCTTTGAAAGCGTGGCCGATCTGCGCGGACTCAAAGACGCCGTGTACGAGGGCGGTATTCGCGTGCCGTTCATTGCTCGCTGGCCCGGCCGCATCCCCAAGGGCACGACCACCAACGTGGTTGCCGCCAATTGGGACGTGCTGCCCACGCTGGCGGAATTCAGCGGGGCGCGCATACGCGGGACGATTGACGGCGTATCATTCGCGCCAACGCTGCTGGGCCGCCGTCAGGCGACCATGCACACACCCATGTACTGGGAACATCACGGCGTGTGCGGCGGTCAGCAGGCCGTGCGCGACGGCCGGTGGAAGGCGGTACGACTGGGTACGGGAACACCGGCCCCCGCACCCGTACAGTTATTTGATCTCGAGGCCGATCCGAGTGAGTATCATGACGTTGCGGTGCAGAACCCAACGGTCGTCGCGCGTCTGACCGGGCTGATGTCGTCGCTGCGTACACCAGCCCGCATCCCGGCGTGGAACTTCGTGGTTGACTCGGCCGCGAGAGCGCGCAATCCGGTGAATTACACCACCTGTGCGCCGGGAAAGAGTCGGTAG
- a CDS encoding Zn-dependent hydrolase translates to MKRRQFLQRSAALAAVPFVGLPTPPARIRAPLHVNGARLNSWLSAFDAIGRTSGGINRVAYSPADLAGRAFTLDLFKQANLVPHIDAAGNIIGRLDGSDASLKPILIGSHVDSVTDGGNFDGPVGSFGAIEVARSLREQGVRLRHPLDVVVWQNEEGGTIGSKIAIGEITDADLDKVARSGKTVREGIGLVGGDVARLRDAVKKPGDIACYLELHIEQGGLLEKAGLQIGVVQGIVGLRWSEVTITGFANHAGATPMDQRHDAMLAAAKFTVAVNDAVTGEPGRQVATVGRLNVLPNTTNVIPGQVVLTVDLRDLDAGKLKRFQQRFEQLGQQIGAATGTSFAFKPLTDSNPAIANPQVMDWIESSAVALGLSRQRMPSGAGHDAQEIAHIAPMGMIFVPSVGGISHSPKEFTKAEDITHGADVLLNAVIAADKA, encoded by the coding sequence ATGAAGCGTCGTCAATTCCTGCAGCGTTCCGCCGCCCTCGCCGCCGTGCCGTTCGTCGGGCTCCCAACGCCCCCCGCCCGAATCCGTGCACCACTGCACGTCAACGGCGCACGCCTCAATAGCTGGCTGTCGGCATTCGACGCCATCGGTCGCACCTCCGGCGGCATCAATCGCGTGGCCTACTCGCCCGCCGATCTGGCCGGACGCGCCTTCACGCTCGACCTCTTCAAACAAGCCAACTTGGTACCGCACATCGACGCCGCCGGCAACATCATCGGCCGCCTCGACGGCAGCGATGCGTCGCTCAAGCCGATCCTGATCGGGTCGCATGTCGACTCCGTCACTGACGGCGGCAACTTCGACGGACCGGTCGGGTCGTTTGGCGCGATCGAAGTCGCACGGTCGTTGCGTGAGCAGGGCGTGCGCCTGCGTCACCCCCTTGACGTGGTGGTGTGGCAGAACGAGGAAGGCGGTACCATCGGCAGCAAAATCGCCATCGGTGAGATCACCGACGCCGATCTCGACAAGGTGGCGCGTTCGGGCAAGACCGTTCGCGAAGGCATCGGTCTCGTGGGGGGCGACGTGGCCCGTCTCCGGGACGCCGTGAAGAAACCCGGCGACATCGCCTGCTACCTCGAACTGCACATCGAGCAGGGCGGACTGCTGGAAAAGGCGGGACTGCAGATTGGTGTGGTGCAGGGCATCGTGGGGCTGCGCTGGTCAGAGGTCACGATCACCGGCTTCGCCAATCACGCCGGCGCCACGCCCATGGATCAGCGTCACGATGCCATGCTGGCAGCCGCGAAGTTCACGGTCGCGGTCAATGACGCCGTCACTGGTGAACCCGGCCGGCAGGTAGCCACGGTGGGCCGCCTCAACGTGCTGCCGAATACCACCAATGTCATTCCGGGGCAGGTCGTGCTCACCGTGGACCTGCGGGATCTCGACGCCGGCAAACTCAAGCGATTTCAGCAGCGCTTTGAACAACTCGGACAGCAGATCGGCGCAGCCACCGGCACCTCGTTCGCTTTCAAGCCGCTGACGGACAGCAATCCGGCGATCGCCAACCCGCAGGTGATGGACTGGATCGAGAGCAGTGCCGTTGCGCTCGGACTGTCGCGACAGCGCATGCCGAGTGGTGCCGGCCACGACGCGCAGGAGATCGCCCACATCGCGCCCATGGGCATGATCTTCGTGCCCAGTGTCGGCGGGATCAGTCACTCGCCGAAGGAATTCACCAAGGCCGAGGACATCACCCACGGCGCCGACGTGTTGCTCAACGCGGTGATCGCCGCAGACAAGGCCTAA
- a CDS encoding peptidase dimerization domain-containing protein: MSAALILGGTAFRATLPAQEPPKPAAAPVDPRLEKLKAEALTLVEARSKQVQEIVDMLFSFQELGFQEFESQKYLTNLLEKEGFKIERGTAGIPTAWTARWSYGSGKPEISLGSDVDGIPQAGQKPGVGYKDPMISGAPGHGEGHNSGQAVNIVASIVVKKLMERDKIPGTILLWPGIAEEQMAGKAFLVRAGVFKNTDVTLFTHVGNDLGVSWGASGSSALISAEFRFKGSSAHAAGAPWRGQSALDAVMLMGQGWEFRREHLRLQQRSHYVIKDGGDQPNVVPSTASIWFYFREQDYPRTMALFELGKKMAEGAAMMTDTKLDTVMILGSGWSGHFSKPIAEAMHKNIQTVGMPKWDDKDQTLAKGIQKELGSPDFGLEMQVNKQLRGAEVPLNWMGGGSDDIGDVSWNVPTITLRYPSNIPGLPGHNWANAISMATPIAHKGALAGAKVQALTMLDIFLTPTVVADAWAYFKDVQTKDIKYQPFIRPSDSPPTWLNADIMARFRPQMVKYYYDPTKYKTYLEQLGIEYPTVRPQAPKPKGP; the protein is encoded by the coding sequence ATGTCCGCCGCACTAATACTCGGCGGGACCGCTTTTCGTGCCACGTTGCCGGCGCAGGAGCCGCCCAAGCCTGCGGCGGCACCTGTTGACCCCCGTCTCGAAAAGCTCAAGGCGGAAGCCCTGACGCTGGTGGAGGCGAGATCAAAGCAGGTCCAGGAAATCGTGGACATGCTGTTCTCGTTTCAGGAGCTGGGTTTCCAGGAATTCGAGTCGCAAAAGTACCTGACCAATTTGCTGGAAAAGGAAGGCTTCAAGATTGAGCGCGGGACGGCGGGCATTCCAACCGCCTGGACGGCTCGCTGGAGCTACGGCAGCGGCAAGCCGGAGATCTCGTTGGGCTCCGACGTGGACGGCATCCCCCAGGCCGGACAGAAGCCGGGCGTGGGCTACAAGGATCCGATGATCAGCGGCGCGCCGGGTCATGGTGAAGGCCACAACTCCGGCCAGGCGGTGAACATCGTTGCGTCGATCGTGGTGAAGAAGTTGATGGAGCGCGACAAGATTCCCGGCACGATTCTGCTGTGGCCCGGCATCGCGGAAGAACAGATGGCCGGCAAGGCGTTTCTGGTGCGCGCCGGGGTGTTCAAGAACACCGACGTGACGCTGTTTACGCACGTGGGCAACGATCTGGGCGTGTCGTGGGGCGCCAGCGGTTCGAGTGCCTTGATCTCCGCCGAGTTCCGATTCAAGGGTTCGAGTGCGCACGCCGCGGGCGCGCCGTGGCGCGGACAGAGCGCGCTGGACGCGGTGATGCTGATGGGTCAGGGATGGGAATTCCGTCGCGAGCACCTGCGCCTGCAGCAGCGTTCGCACTATGTGATCAAGGATGGCGGTGATCAGCCCAACGTGGTGCCGAGTACGGCGAGCATCTGGTTCTACTTCCGCGAGCAGGACTATCCGCGCACGATGGCGCTGTTCGAGTTGGGCAAGAAGATGGCCGAAGGCGCGGCGATGATGACCGACACCAAATTGGATACGGTGATGATTCTTGGATCGGGCTGGTCGGGTCACTTCAGCAAGCCGATCGCGGAAGCGATGCACAAGAACATCCAGACCGTTGGCATGCCGAAATGGGATGACAAGGACCAGACGTTGGCCAAGGGCATCCAGAAGGAACTGGGCTCGCCGGATTTCGGACTGGAAATGCAGGTGAACAAGCAGTTGCGTGGCGCGGAAGTGCCGCTGAACTGGATGGGTGGTGGCTCGGACGACATTGGTGACGTGTCGTGGAACGTGCCCACCATCACGCTGCGCTACCCGTCCAACATTCCGGGCTTGCCGGGGCACAACTGGGCGAATGCGATTTCGATGGCCACGCCCATCGCGCACAAGGGTGCGTTGGCCGGCGCCAAGGTACAGGCGCTCACCATGCTGGACATTTTCCTGACGCCTACCGTGGTGGCCGATGCCTGGGCCTACTTCAAGGATGTGCAAACGAAGGACATCAAGTACCAGCCATTCATCCGCCCGTCGGATTCGCCGCCCACGTGGTTGAACGCCGACATCATGGCGCGCTTCCGCCCGCAGATGGTGAAGTACTATTACGATCCCACCAAGTACAAAACGTATCTCGAACAGTTGGGCATCGAGTATCCGACGGTGCGACCCCAGGCACCCAAGCCGAAGGGTCCGTGA
- a CDS encoding metallophosphoesterase, protein MRVGALSVFALVLWSGLRAPSSPLVDATISGHVYVDRNGNGLYDAGERGLRGVAVSNQDQVVVSDADGAFHLPGPGSTGVVFVSVPNGYTSRGTFYRTIDSSASNRGPIDFAMAPAPVMQTLTFIHSSDTHIADASLPRTKRLRALIDSIRPAFVIISGDLVRDALRVGEAEATGYYELFQREMALVRPPVWTIPGNHEAFGIERDKSGVKSDHPLYGRVMYRHYRGPDYYSFNAGGVHFVGLNSVDIDDTRYYGHVDSAQLAWLERDLAVVPPAMPVVTFNHIPFFSSMETVHGLSEAPPAPSVITIGGKAQFRHTVSNASDVLAKLKNHPYPLALAGHIHVRERLRFEGTPTRFEQSAAIVAPTATAGVMFTSGITVYRITGARIDEGRFVPLDKN, encoded by the coding sequence ATGCGCGTTGGAGCCCTCTCGGTGTTCGCCCTCGTTCTCTGGTCCGGACTGCGAGCGCCGTCGTCACCCCTGGTCGACGCTACGATTTCCGGCCATGTGTACGTCGATCGCAATGGCAACGGCCTCTACGATGCCGGCGAGCGTGGCCTGCGCGGCGTTGCGGTGTCAAACCAGGACCAGGTGGTCGTCAGTGACGCCGACGGCGCATTTCATCTGCCGGGGCCGGGATCCACTGGCGTCGTGTTTGTGAGTGTTCCCAATGGCTACACCAGTCGCGGAACCTTCTATCGGACCATTGACAGCAGTGCGTCCAACCGGGGCCCGATTGACTTCGCGATGGCGCCTGCGCCCGTCATGCAGACACTCACGTTCATCCACTCGTCCGACACGCATATTGCCGACGCATCGTTGCCCCGCACAAAACGACTGCGCGCCCTGATTGACTCCATCCGCCCCGCGTTCGTCATCATCAGCGGCGACCTGGTGCGCGACGCGTTGCGTGTGGGCGAAGCCGAAGCCACCGGCTATTACGAACTGTTCCAGCGCGAAATGGCACTGGTCAGGCCCCCGGTGTGGACGATCCCCGGCAACCACGAGGCGTTTGGCATCGAACGCGACAAGTCCGGCGTGAAGTCCGATCACCCGTTGTACGGCCGCGTGATGTACCGACACTATCGCGGGCCCGACTACTACTCGTTCAACGCCGGCGGCGTGCACTTCGTGGGACTGAACAGTGTCGACATCGACGATACGCGCTACTACGGCCACGTCGACAGCGCGCAGTTGGCATGGCTGGAACGCGATCTGGCGGTGGTCCCACCCGCCATGCCCGTGGTGACGTTCAATCACATCCCGTTCTTCTCATCGATGGAGACCGTGCACGGCCTGAGCGAGGCGCCGCCCGCTCCAAGCGTCATCACCATCGGCGGCAAAGCCCAGTTCCGACACACCGTGTCCAACGCGTCAGACGTGCTGGCCAAACTCAAGAACCATCCGTATCCGCTGGCCCTCGCCGGCCACATTCACGTCCGCGAACGTCTGCGGTTCGAGGGAACACCAACGCGATTCGAACAATCCGCCGCCATCGTCGCCCCAACCGCCACCGCCGGCGTGATGTTCACCAGCGGTATCACCGTATACCGGATCACCGGCGCCCGCATTGATGAGGGAAGATTCGTCCCGCTGGATAAGAACTGA
- a CDS encoding GGDEF domain-containing protein produces the protein MVPDSPRSEQANADVLLWQTGYRVSLALLGSVVAVTLRTAGVLSLSPVAAVTIGRDAADWMLGLVSVLYVILVMAIRSRVRRTRRAGRTMSTLMVVADLAVVFWLVFLLADARDYHRALLVALFSLQLTHVYFGRAPAMLMLLAIAASYLLLVDIAIRHAGDVTWAEALITLGIFGVGAMLVTIVQSNLHQRLATLVTIFERAEDGDFTNEYDVSADARPDALTVVGRAYNRMRTQLASIVLNDPLSGCANRRGFEQHYRRELARAARTSTDLALVSIDLDHFKQINDTYGHLTGDRVIVETGELLRANARAGDLVARTGGEEFVILAPNTSMAGAQHLALRIVEAFRRRTFGEPDERIAVTVSIGVVADVVTNEDIAEDLRARADEALYAAKRSGRNRVVLWSHGLDALRLGQPGDDAVPPKPASVLTERA, from the coding sequence ATGGTCCCTGACAGTCCCCGCTCCGAACAGGCGAACGCCGACGTGCTGCTCTGGCAGACCGGCTATCGTGTCTCGCTCGCACTCCTCGGCAGCGTCGTTGCCGTCACGTTGCGCACGGCCGGCGTACTGTCCTTGTCGCCGGTCGCGGCCGTCACCATTGGCCGCGACGCCGCTGACTGGATGCTGGGACTGGTCAGTGTGCTGTACGTGATTCTGGTGATGGCCATCCGGTCGCGCGTGCGCCGCACGCGACGCGCTGGTCGCACGATGTCCACCCTGATGGTCGTCGCCGATCTCGCGGTCGTCTTCTGGCTGGTATTCCTGCTGGCCGATGCGCGTGACTATCATCGCGCACTGCTCGTGGCATTGTTTTCGCTGCAGCTCACGCACGTCTACTTCGGTCGCGCGCCCGCCATGCTCATGTTGCTGGCCATCGCGGCCAGCTACCTGCTGCTGGTGGACATTGCCATCCGGCACGCCGGTGACGTCACCTGGGCCGAGGCGTTGATCACGCTCGGGATATTCGGTGTCGGTGCCATGCTCGTGACCATCGTGCAGAGCAACCTGCATCAGCGGTTGGCCACCCTGGTCACCATCTTTGAGCGTGCCGAGGACGGTGATTTCACCAACGAATACGACGTGTCGGCGGATGCACGCCCCGATGCGCTCACGGTGGTGGGCCGCGCCTACAACCGGATGCGCACCCAGCTGGCCTCGATCGTGCTCAATGACCCGTTGTCCGGTTGCGCCAACCGGCGCGGTTTTGAGCAACACTACCGACGCGAACTGGCCCGTGCCGCGCGAACGAGTACGGATCTCGCGTTGGTGTCCATCGATCTCGATCATTTCAAGCAGATCAACGACACTTACGGGCACCTGACCGGCGACCGTGTCATCGTCGAGACCGGTGAACTGTTGCGGGCCAACGCCCGCGCGGGAGATCTGGTGGCGCGCACGGGCGGAGAGGAGTTCGTCATCCTGGCCCCCAACACCTCAATGGCTGGCGCCCAGCATCTCGCGCTCCGCATCGTCGAGGCATTCCGGCGACGCACGTTTGGTGAACCCGACGAACGAATCGCGGTGACGGTGAGCATAGGGGTCGTGGCCGACGTCGTGACGAACGAGGACATCGCCGAGGACCTTCGTGCTCGCGCGGATGAAGCGTTGTACGCGGCCAAGCGCAGCGGGCGCAATCGCGTGGTGCTCTGGTCGCATGGCTTGGACGCACTGCGGCTGGGACAACCCGGAGACGATGCCGTTCCGCCCAAACCAGCCTCGGTACTTACGGAACGCGCATAG
- a CDS encoding PhzF family phenazine biosynthesis protein: MPRLRYVTADVFTSAPFTGNPLAVVFGADALPTETLLSITKEFNYSETVFVFPPDDPSHTRRVRIFTPEGELPFAGHPTVGTAHVLVALGEVPADGTSVTVVLGEGVGPVPVRVRIDHGVPVHAQLTTAMLPEERDDVPTIAQLADILSLAPGDFVGGAHSPRAVTCGIPWLIVPLASVDAVRRARIRMEPWERDLAGRWGAWPFVFAMTDGNVDRSTPAHVHGVDIRARAFLPGAAVPEDPATGSANACLAGYLAARTPRDGTLQWEVAQGVEMSRASRLSLEVQKSAGGIEAVRVGGATVLVNEGTMRVP, encoded by the coding sequence ATGCCACGACTCCGCTATGTCACGGCCGATGTGTTCACCTCGGCCCCGTTCACGGGCAACCCGCTGGCCGTCGTTTTCGGTGCCGATGCGTTGCCGACCGAAACGCTCCTGTCCATTACGAAGGAGTTCAATTACTCCGAGACGGTGTTCGTGTTTCCTCCGGACGATCCGTCACATACCCGCCGCGTGCGGATCTTCACACCCGAGGGAGAGTTGCCTTTTGCCGGGCATCCAACGGTCGGCACTGCGCACGTGTTGGTGGCGCTGGGCGAGGTTCCGGCCGATGGGACGAGCGTGACCGTCGTGCTGGGAGAGGGCGTTGGCCCGGTGCCGGTGCGCGTGCGGATCGACCACGGCGTACCGGTGCATGCGCAGCTGACCACCGCCATGCTTCCCGAGGAGCGCGACGATGTTCCGACGATTGCGCAGCTGGCGGACATTCTCTCGTTGGCGCCGGGCGATTTCGTGGGCGGTGCCCACTCACCGCGCGCAGTCACCTGCGGCATTCCCTGGCTGATTGTGCCGCTGGCATCAGTCGATGCCGTGCGGCGCGCGCGGATCCGCATGGAACCGTGGGAGCGCGATCTGGCCGGACGGTGGGGCGCGTGGCCGTTCGTGTTCGCGATGACGGACGGGAACGTGGATCGTTCGACGCCGGCTCATGTGCACGGGGTCGACATTCGCGCGCGCGCGTTCCTGCCGGGTGCGGCGGTGCCGGAAGATCCGGCCACCGGCTCCGCCAATGCGTGCCTGGCCGGCTATCTGGCGGCACGCACGCCGCGCGATGGCACGTTGCAGTGGGAAGTCGCGCAGGGTGTGGAGATGTCACGCGCCAGTCGACTGTCCCTTGAAGTGCAGAAGTCGGCGGGGGGCATCGAGGCCGTGCGCGTGGGAGGGGCCACGGTGCTGGTTAATGAGGGGACTATGCGCGTTCCGTAA
- a CDS encoding aminotransferase class I/II-fold pyridoxal phosphate-dependent enzyme: protein MMGVVEQLVPGRRQFDGADIIFTMNAAAQKRAAAGVSVINATVGALLDDSGKLVVLDSVMAQYRQLTPMEIAPYAPIAGDPAYLLALTRRHWPELSSYGVGAATPGGTGALALSLRNLLEPGQRLLTAAPYWGPYATLAIENRVMLDTVPYPAAGASLDISVWRVRAEAILREQGRLLLWLNDPCHNPTGRTLSTGDRRALLQMLREVAALGPVTLLLDFAYLDYARDPAEVRAALDDYRAFGAEGGVLVAASLSLSKAFTLYGARAGALVFPWCTEKSLAAALATSCRGTYSNCARAPMSVMLRMAADAESTAALAREHAHWSAVLIERAAALDAALRAEGLPGAPWDGGFFVTIETPEPMAMSDRLMEEGVFVVPIPEGLRVGVCGLRVADAGRFAGAIKKVLST from the coding sequence GTGATGGGCGTAGTGGAGCAACTGGTTCCGGGTCGGCGTCAGTTCGATGGCGCCGACATCATCTTCACGATGAATGCGGCCGCACAGAAACGCGCGGCCGCCGGTGTGTCGGTGATCAATGCCACGGTTGGCGCGTTGCTGGATGATTCGGGCAAACTGGTGGTGCTGGATTCCGTGATGGCGCAGTATCGACAACTGACGCCCATGGAGATCGCGCCGTACGCCCCAATTGCCGGTGATCCGGCGTACTTGCTGGCGCTCACGCGGCGGCATTGGCCGGAGCTGTCGAGCTACGGCGTGGGTGCGGCCACACCGGGCGGCACCGGTGCGCTCGCGCTCAGTCTGCGAAATTTGCTGGAGCCGGGACAGCGCTTGTTGACCGCAGCGCCGTACTGGGGGCCGTACGCCACGCTGGCCATTGAGAATCGCGTCATGCTGGATACCGTGCCGTATCCGGCCGCCGGTGCATCGTTGGACATTAGTGTGTGGCGCGTGCGTGCTGAAGCAATTCTGCGTGAACAAGGGCGGCTGCTGTTGTGGCTGAACGATCCATGCCACAATCCCACGGGCCGCACGTTGTCCACGGGTGATCGGCGCGCACTGCTGCAGATGTTGCGCGAGGTTGCCGCGTTGGGACCGGTGACGCTGCTGCTGGACTTTGCCTATCTGGATTACGCCCGTGACCCGGCCGAGGTGCGTGCGGCGCTGGATGACTATCGCGCGTTTGGTGCCGAGGGCGGGGTGCTGGTGGCGGCGAGCTTGAGTTTGAGCAAGGCGTTCACGTTGTATGGTGCGCGCGCCGGCGCATTGGTGTTTCCGTGGTGCACGGAGAAGTCGCTGGCGGCGGCGTTGGCCACGAGTTGTCGTGGCACGTATTCCAACTGTGCGCGCGCTCCGATGAGTGTGATGTTGCGCATGGCGGCCGACGCCGAGTCCACGGCCGCGTTGGCACGCGAGCATGCGCACTGGAGCGCGGTGTTGATTGAACGCGCGGCGGCGCTGGATGCCGCGTTGCGCGCCGAAGGACTGCCGGGCGCGCCGTGGGACGGCGGGTTTTTCGTGACGATTGAGACGCCGGAGCCGATGGCGATGAGTGATCGGCTGATGGAGGAAGGGGTGTTTGTGGTGCCGATTCCGGAAGGGTTGCGGGTGGGGGTGTGTGGGTTGCGAGTGGCGGATGCGGGGCGGTTTGCGGGGGCAATCAAAAAAGTACTTAGTACTTAG